A single Amphiura filiformis chromosome 19, Afil_fr2py, whole genome shotgun sequence DNA region contains:
- the LOC140141277 gene encoding uncharacterized protein, protein MKDSSSPAVKRRDKKKATFLRGIGARVSRIFGTQPPRSPTSPARLDHETAQPRVPVITTTDGDDGKIAVTKVEEEDDDVPDVVTKEDIIKMLDFVSETTEQAVYKCVEIRGTISSVDETKSEQELRDASRALRKAVKSLTGTMDSLTKVEEVLKSAPELVSEQKPSPEEDKPAAPVPMASAPIAVDELDEEASDQKDSKPGEFEANEDKHVALNDSLDTVEDFEERKQSVSLMEAIQNTLNGGHSMSRSTNEKVEEEPAVQVEPEVNDNDKITKDENEEKESKIKDALEVTGSEDQTMEDIAMKDKEEEKVKEEEKIIHEEEVKEDNKSAESISDEKKEEHDEETSKATDNE, encoded by the coding sequence ATGAAGGACTCTAGCTCTCCAGCCGTGAAGAGACGGGATAAGAAAAAAGCAACGTTCTTAAGAGGAATCGGTGCAAGGGTGTCAAGAATTTTTGGGACTCAACCTCCTAGGAGCCCGACATCACCTGCTCGTCTGGATCATGAAACGGCGCAACCAAGGGTACCAGTAATCACTACAACCGATGGGGATGACGGGAAGATTGCCGTTACTAAGGTAgaggaagaagatgatgatgtcCCGGATGTTGTAACTAAGGAAGACATTATCAAAATGTTAGATTTTGTTTCTGAGACCACAGAACAAGCTGTGTACAAATGTGTTGAAATTCGAGGTACGATCTCGTCAGTGGATGAGACGAAATCAGAGCAAGAATTACGCGATGCGTCAAGAGCACTACGGAAAGCTGTCAAGTCGTTGACAGGGACTATGGATAGTTTAACTAAAGTTGAAGAGGTTTTGAAATCTGCTCCTGAACTGGTTTCTGAGCAGAAACCATCTCCCGAGGAAGATAAGCCAGCTGCACCAGTTCCAATGGCTTCAGCTCCAATCGCTGTTGATGAACTGGATGAAGAAGCTTCTGATCAAAAGGATTCAAAACCTGGTGAATTTGAGGCAAATGAGGACAAACATGTAGCATTGAATGACAGTTTGGACACAGTTGAAGACTTTGAAGAGCGCAAACAATCAGTGTCATTGATGGAAGCCATCCAAAATACACTAAACGGTGGCCATTCAATGTCAAGGTCCACCAATGAGAAAGTTGAGGAAGAACCCGCGGTACAGGTTGAACCGGAAGTTAATGACAACGACAAAATAACGAAAGATGAAAACGAGGAGAAAGAGTCTAAGATTAAAGACGCGCTTGAAGTAACGGGATCTGAAGATCAAACGATGGAAGATATTGCAATGAAAGACAAAGAAGAAGAGAAAGtcaaagaagaagagaaaatcaTACACGAGGAAGAAGTGAAAGAGGACAATAAGTCTGCTGAAAGTATTTCAGATGAGAAAAAGGAAGAGCACGACGAGGAAACATCAAAAGCAACGGATAATGAATGA